The Corynebacterium suranareeae genome window below encodes:
- a CDS encoding DivIVA domain-containing protein has product MPLTPADVHNVAFNKPPIGKRGYNEDEVDQFLDLVEDTLVQFQEENDDLKQQVEELEAQIADGSSAAGSSTAGAAVATKSVDEAALRKEIEQKLRSEYASKLDEASKATQKAQNDAKSAQDQLQRAQADAKAARDEAEKAKAEAKNAASSNNTKAAAVGAAGAGAGAAVATGAANVDTHMQAAKVLGLAQEMADRLTSEARSESKSMLDEAREAAEKQIEEANSTSNRTLEEARANAEKQIADAEARANTLVSEADTKAKNLVSEAEKKSAATLAASTSRAEAQIRQAEDKANALQADAERKHTETMAAVKEQQNALETRIAELQTFEREYRTRLKSLLEGQLEELNARGSSAPSSNKPSGE; this is encoded by the coding sequence ATGCCGTTGACTCCAGCTGATGTGCATAACGTCGCTTTTAACAAGCCGCCTATCGGCAAGCGTGGCTACAACGAAGACGAGGTTGATCAGTTCTTAGACCTCGTCGAGGACACCCTCGTACAGTTCCAAGAGGAAAATGATGACCTTAAGCAGCAGGTCGAAGAACTAGAAGCGCAGATCGCTGACGGCTCTTCTGCTGCTGGTTCCTCAACTGCGGGTGCAGCGGTAGCTACAAAGTCTGTCGATGAGGCAGCATTGCGCAAGGAGATCGAGCAGAAGCTTCGCTCTGAATACGCATCCAAGCTTGATGAGGCGTCCAAGGCCACCCAGAAGGCTCAAAACGATGCAAAGTCGGCTCAGGATCAACTGCAGCGTGCCCAGGCAGATGCCAAGGCAGCTCGTGATGAAGCTGAGAAGGCAAAGGCAGAAGCTAAGAACGCAGCTTCTTCCAACAACACCAAGGCAGCAGCAGTGGGTGCAGCCGGAGCTGGAGCTGGTGCAGCTGTGGCCACAGGTGCCGCAAATGTGGATACTCACATGCAGGCAGCCAAGGTATTGGGCCTTGCACAGGAAATGGCTGATCGCCTTACCTCTGAGGCACGTTCGGAGTCCAAGTCTATGTTGGATGAGGCTCGTGAAGCAGCTGAAAAGCAGATCGAAGAAGCAAACAGCACCTCCAACCGCACCTTGGAAGAAGCACGCGCAAACGCTGAAAAGCAGATCGCTGATGCTGAAGCACGCGCCAACACCCTGGTTAGCGAAGCCGACACCAAGGCGAAGAACCTTGTTTCTGAAGCTGAGAAGAAGTCCGCAGCTACCTTGGCCGCATCGACCTCTCGTGCAGAAGCACAGATCCGTCAGGCTGAAGACAAGGCAAACGCCCTTCAGGCAGATGCAGAGCGCAAGCACACTGAAACCATGGCAGCAGTCAAGGAGCAGCAAAATGCTCTGGAGACCCGGATCGCAGAGCTGCAGACCTTCGAGCGTGAGTACCGCACTCGCCTGAAGTCCCTGCTTGAGGGACAGCTGGAAGAGCTCAACGCACGTGGATCTTCTGCACCGAGCAGCAACAAGCCATCTGGTGAGTAA
- a CDS encoding YggT family protein yields MGNIALLIAWIIGIYTWVLVARIVIEMIQSFSRSFAPPKWFYFIAEPIFMVTDPPVKLLRRIIPPLPLGNVRLDLSVLVLFFILSILQQVIRAFA; encoded by the coding sequence GTGGGTAACATTGCATTATTGATCGCCTGGATCATCGGTATTTACACGTGGGTGCTTGTCGCACGCATCGTGATTGAGATGATTCAGTCCTTTTCCAGATCGTTCGCGCCACCAAAGTGGTTCTATTTCATCGCGGAGCCTATTTTTATGGTCACTGATCCGCCAGTGAAGTTATTGCGTCGGATCATCCCGCCACTGCCATTGGGTAATGTGCGCCTTGACTTGTCTGTTCTGGTTCTCTTTTTTATCCTCTCGATCTTGCAGCAAGTCATTAGAGCGTTTGCCTAA
- a CDS encoding cell division protein SepF has protein sequence MSMLKKTKEFFGLAPYEAEHEDAYYADEPRYEGTAAYAPEYRERDYGYAPEAPAPVAPTPAPRSYQSTIVPVELHSFEDAQVIGAAFRDGDAVVFDMSLLSREEARRIVDFAAGLCFALRGKMQKIDSLTFAVVPELSNISTSELERAARIR, from the coding sequence ATGTCCATGCTCAAGAAGACTAAAGAATTCTTCGGACTTGCTCCATACGAAGCAGAGCACGAGGATGCTTACTATGCAGACGAACCACGTTACGAGGGCACTGCTGCGTACGCACCTGAATACCGTGAGCGTGACTACGGCTACGCGCCAGAAGCACCAGCTCCAGTAGCGCCAACCCCAGCTCCTCGCTCATACCAGTCCACGATTGTTCCAGTAGAGCTGCATTCTTTTGAAGATGCTCAGGTTATCGGCGCAGCGTTCCGTGATGGTGACGCAGTGGTGTTTGACATGAGCCTTTTGTCTCGTGAGGAAGCACGTCGCATTGTCGATTTTGCAGCAGGACTGTGCTTTGCTTTGCGTGGCAAGATGCAAAAGATCGACAGCCTCACCTTCGCTGTCGTTCCAGAGCTGTCTAATATCAGCACCTCCGAACTCGAGCGCGCCGCACGTATCCGTTAA